The Vidua macroura isolate BioBank_ID:100142 chromosome 4, ASM2450914v1, whole genome shotgun sequence genome window below encodes:
- the THNSL2 gene encoding threonine synthase-like 2 isoform X1 produces the protein MEYISTRGGTRAVDFEGALFSGYAPDGGLFMPQHIPSLDRGTLQRWSSLSYPELVKELCSLFVPARLVPRNVLNELIDRAFSRFRHKNVVHLSRLKDGLNILELWHGVTYAFKDLSLSCTGQFLQYFLEKKKKHVNILVGTSGDTGSSAIESVRGQKNVDIFVLLPKGFCTQIQELQMTTVIEDNVHVFAAHGNSDEIDEPIKELFADVDFAGKYNLMSLNSVNWSRIMVQIAHFFYAYFQCTPSLDTTQLPMVEIVVPTGGGGNITAGCIAQKMGLPIRLITVVNSNDIVHRTVQHGDFSLAESVKATLASAMDIQEPYNMERILWLLSGSDSCLIKTLMEQFNISKRLKLPEDLHRKVSETLGSCSASDQDIVGAMRRCWEENQYLLCPHSAVAAHYHYSWPHSIPRCCLAPASAAKFQDALLRAGLVPQIPPEITALTAMETRSTPLERGQHWAQVLRGRIEAVAQQWEAQTGKATSSRKLKECDFQDLSPAIKQTRDSFEHKLEKKKSLKKRNIYNTIPQKRRCYGGDEKQNKRAGKD, from the exons ATGGAGTACATCAGCACACGGGGAGGCACGAGGGCCGTGGACTTCGAGGGAGCCCTTTTCTCTGGCTATGCACCCGATGGGGGCCTCTTCATGCCCCAGCACATCCCCTCGCTGGACAGGGGCACCCTGCAGAggtggagcagcctgtcctaCCCTGAGCTGGTGAAGGAGCTGTGCTCCCTCTTCGTCCCGGCCAGGCTGGTCCCACGGAACGTGCTCAATG AGCTGATCGACAGGGCCTTCAGCAGATTCAGACACAAGAATGTCGTGCATCTGTCCAGGCTGAAAGATGGGCTGAACATTTTGGAGCTCTGGCATGGTGTTACGTATGCATTTAAGGACCTGTCCttgtcctgcacaggacagtttttacagtatttcttggagaaaaagaagaagcatGTCAATATTCTGGTGG GGACttcaggggacacggggagctCGGCCATTGAGAGTGTGAGAGGGCAGAAGAATGTGGACATCTTTGTTCTGCTGCCCAAGGGGTTCTGCACCCAGATACAGGAACTACAGATGACCACTGTCATTGAAGACAACGTCCATGTCTTTGCTG CTCATGGGAACAGCGATGAAATCGATGAGCCGATCAAGGAACTGTTTGCTGATGTCGATTTTGCTGGAAAATACAACCTGATGAGTTTGAATTCTGTCAATTGGTCCAGGATTATGGTGCAGATTGCCCACTTCTTCTATGCTTACTTTCAGTGCACCCCATCCCTGGATACCACCCAGCTGCCAATGGTGGAAATTGTTGTGCCaacgggaggaggaggaaatatCACGg CTGGCTGTATTGCCCAGAAAATGGGTCTCCCAATTCGACTTATTACTGTGGTGAACAGCAATGACATCGTTCATAGGACTGTTCAACATGGAGATTTCTCACTGGCAGAGAGCGTGAAGGCTACGTTAGCATCAGCCATGGATATCCAG GAGCCTTACAACATGGAGAGAATCCTCTGGCTGCTCTCGGGCTCTGACAGCTGCCTCATAAAAACTCTGATGGAGCAATTCAACATCTCAAAAAGGCTGAAGCTGCCAGAGGATTTGCACAGAAAG GTCTCAGAGACCCTGGGATCGTGCTCAGCCTCTGACCAGGACATTGTGGGAGCCATGCGGCGCTGCTGGGAGGAGAACCAGTACCTGCTGTGCCCCCACTCTGCCGTGGCTGCTCACTACCACTACTCATGGCCACACAG CATCCCCCGGTGTTGCttggctccagcctctgcagccaAATTTCAGGATGCCCTTCTCCGAGCTGGCCTGGTTCCCCAGATCCCCCCTGAAATCACTGCTCTGACAGCAATGGAGACCAGGTCCACTCCCCTGGAGCGGGGACAGCACTGGGCACAGGTGCTCCGGGGCCGGATTgaagctgtggcacagcagtgGGAGGCACAGACGG GGAAGGCAACCAGCTCAAGGAAATTAAAGGAATGTGACTTCCAAGATCTCAGCCCTGCAATCAAA
- the THNSL2 gene encoding threonine synthase-like 2 isoform X3, whose amino-acid sequence MEYISTRGGTRAVDFEGALFSGYAPDGGLFMPQHIPSLDRGTLQRWSSLSYPELVKELCSLFVPARLVPRNVLNELIDRAFSRFRHKNVVHLSRLKDGLNILELWHGVTYAFKDLSLSCTGQFLQYFLEKKKKHVNILVAHGNSDEIDEPIKELFADVDFAGKYNLMSLNSVNWSRIMVQIAHFFYAYFQCTPSLDTTQLPMVEIVVPTGGGGNITAGCIAQKMGLPIRLITVVNSNDIVHRTVQHGDFSLAESVKATLASAMDIQEPYNMERILWLLSGSDSCLIKTLMEQFNISKRLKLPEDLHRKVSETLGSCSASDQDIVGAMRRCWEENQYLLCPHSAVAAHYHYSWPHSIPRCCLAPASAAKFQDALLRAGLVPQIPPEITALTAMETRSTPLERGQHWAQVLRGRIEAVAQQWEAQTGKATSSRKLKECDFQDLSPAIKQTRDSFEHKLEKKKSLKKRNIYNTIPQKRRCYGGDEKQNKRAGKD is encoded by the exons ATGGAGTACATCAGCACACGGGGAGGCACGAGGGCCGTGGACTTCGAGGGAGCCCTTTTCTCTGGCTATGCACCCGATGGGGGCCTCTTCATGCCCCAGCACATCCCCTCGCTGGACAGGGGCACCCTGCAGAggtggagcagcctgtcctaCCCTGAGCTGGTGAAGGAGCTGTGCTCCCTCTTCGTCCCGGCCAGGCTGGTCCCACGGAACGTGCTCAATG AGCTGATCGACAGGGCCTTCAGCAGATTCAGACACAAGAATGTCGTGCATCTGTCCAGGCTGAAAGATGGGCTGAACATTTTGGAGCTCTGGCATGGTGTTACGTATGCATTTAAGGACCTGTCCttgtcctgcacaggacagtttttacagtatttcttggagaaaaagaagaagcatGTCAATATTCTGGTGG CTCATGGGAACAGCGATGAAATCGATGAGCCGATCAAGGAACTGTTTGCTGATGTCGATTTTGCTGGAAAATACAACCTGATGAGTTTGAATTCTGTCAATTGGTCCAGGATTATGGTGCAGATTGCCCACTTCTTCTATGCTTACTTTCAGTGCACCCCATCCCTGGATACCACCCAGCTGCCAATGGTGGAAATTGTTGTGCCaacgggaggaggaggaaatatCACGg CTGGCTGTATTGCCCAGAAAATGGGTCTCCCAATTCGACTTATTACTGTGGTGAACAGCAATGACATCGTTCATAGGACTGTTCAACATGGAGATTTCTCACTGGCAGAGAGCGTGAAGGCTACGTTAGCATCAGCCATGGATATCCAG GAGCCTTACAACATGGAGAGAATCCTCTGGCTGCTCTCGGGCTCTGACAGCTGCCTCATAAAAACTCTGATGGAGCAATTCAACATCTCAAAAAGGCTGAAGCTGCCAGAGGATTTGCACAGAAAG GTCTCAGAGACCCTGGGATCGTGCTCAGCCTCTGACCAGGACATTGTGGGAGCCATGCGGCGCTGCTGGGAGGAGAACCAGTACCTGCTGTGCCCCCACTCTGCCGTGGCTGCTCACTACCACTACTCATGGCCACACAG CATCCCCCGGTGTTGCttggctccagcctctgcagccaAATTTCAGGATGCCCTTCTCCGAGCTGGCCTGGTTCCCCAGATCCCCCCTGAAATCACTGCTCTGACAGCAATGGAGACCAGGTCCACTCCCCTGGAGCGGGGACAGCACTGGGCACAGGTGCTCCGGGGCCGGATTgaagctgtggcacagcagtgGGAGGCACAGACGG GGAAGGCAACCAGCTCAAGGAAATTAAAGGAATGTGACTTCCAAGATCTCAGCCCTGCAATCAAA
- the THNSL2 gene encoding threonine synthase-like 2 isoform X5, giving the protein MEYISTRGGTRAVDFEGALFSGYAPDGGLFMPQHIPSLDRGTLQRWSSLSYPELVKELCSLFVPARLVPRNVLNELIDRAFSRFRHKNVVHLSRLKDGLNILELWHGVTYAFKDLSLSCTGQFLQYFLEKKKKHVNILVGTSGDTGSSAIESVRGQKNVDIFVLLPKGFCTQIQELQMTTVIEDNVHVFAAHGNSDEIDEPIKELFADVDFAGKYNLMSLNSVNWSRIMVQIAHFFYAYFQCTPSLDTTQLPMVEIVVPTGGGGNITAGCIAQKMGLPIRLITVVNSNDIVHRTVQHGDFSLAESVKATLASAMDIQEPYNMERILWLLSGSDSCLIKTLMEQFNISKRLKLPEDLHRKGRQPAQGN; this is encoded by the exons ATGGAGTACATCAGCACACGGGGAGGCACGAGGGCCGTGGACTTCGAGGGAGCCCTTTTCTCTGGCTATGCACCCGATGGGGGCCTCTTCATGCCCCAGCACATCCCCTCGCTGGACAGGGGCACCCTGCAGAggtggagcagcctgtcctaCCCTGAGCTGGTGAAGGAGCTGTGCTCCCTCTTCGTCCCGGCCAGGCTGGTCCCACGGAACGTGCTCAATG AGCTGATCGACAGGGCCTTCAGCAGATTCAGACACAAGAATGTCGTGCATCTGTCCAGGCTGAAAGATGGGCTGAACATTTTGGAGCTCTGGCATGGTGTTACGTATGCATTTAAGGACCTGTCCttgtcctgcacaggacagtttttacagtatttcttggagaaaaagaagaagcatGTCAATATTCTGGTGG GGACttcaggggacacggggagctCGGCCATTGAGAGTGTGAGAGGGCAGAAGAATGTGGACATCTTTGTTCTGCTGCCCAAGGGGTTCTGCACCCAGATACAGGAACTACAGATGACCACTGTCATTGAAGACAACGTCCATGTCTTTGCTG CTCATGGGAACAGCGATGAAATCGATGAGCCGATCAAGGAACTGTTTGCTGATGTCGATTTTGCTGGAAAATACAACCTGATGAGTTTGAATTCTGTCAATTGGTCCAGGATTATGGTGCAGATTGCCCACTTCTTCTATGCTTACTTTCAGTGCACCCCATCCCTGGATACCACCCAGCTGCCAATGGTGGAAATTGTTGTGCCaacgggaggaggaggaaatatCACGg CTGGCTGTATTGCCCAGAAAATGGGTCTCCCAATTCGACTTATTACTGTGGTGAACAGCAATGACATCGTTCATAGGACTGTTCAACATGGAGATTTCTCACTGGCAGAGAGCGTGAAGGCTACGTTAGCATCAGCCATGGATATCCAG GAGCCTTACAACATGGAGAGAATCCTCTGGCTGCTCTCGGGCTCTGACAGCTGCCTCATAAAAACTCTGATGGAGCAATTCAACATCTCAAAAAGGCTGAAGCTGCCAGAGGATTTGCACAGAAAG GGAAGGCAACCAGCTCAAGGAAATTAA
- the THNSL2 gene encoding threonine synthase-like 2 isoform X4, protein MEYISTRGGTRAVDFEGALFSGYAPDGGLFMPQHIPSLDRGTLQRWSSLSYPELVKELCSLFVPARLVPRNVLNELIDRAFSRFRHKNVVHLSRLKDGLNILELWHGVTYAFKDLSLSCTGQFLQYFLEKKKKHVNILVGTSGDTGSSAIESVRGQKNVDIFVLLPKGFCTQIQELQMTTVIEDNVHVFAAHGNSDEIDEPIKELFADVDFAGKYNLMSLNSVNWSRIMVQIAHFFYAYFQCTPSLDTTQLPMVEIVVPTGGGGNITAGCIAQKMGLPIRLITVVNSNDIVHRTVQHGDFSLAESVKATLASAMDIQEPYNMERILWLLSGSDSCLIKTLMEQFNISKRLKLPEDLHRKHPPVLLGSSLCSQISGCPSPSWPGSPDPP, encoded by the exons ATGGAGTACATCAGCACACGGGGAGGCACGAGGGCCGTGGACTTCGAGGGAGCCCTTTTCTCTGGCTATGCACCCGATGGGGGCCTCTTCATGCCCCAGCACATCCCCTCGCTGGACAGGGGCACCCTGCAGAggtggagcagcctgtcctaCCCTGAGCTGGTGAAGGAGCTGTGCTCCCTCTTCGTCCCGGCCAGGCTGGTCCCACGGAACGTGCTCAATG AGCTGATCGACAGGGCCTTCAGCAGATTCAGACACAAGAATGTCGTGCATCTGTCCAGGCTGAAAGATGGGCTGAACATTTTGGAGCTCTGGCATGGTGTTACGTATGCATTTAAGGACCTGTCCttgtcctgcacaggacagtttttacagtatttcttggagaaaaagaagaagcatGTCAATATTCTGGTGG GGACttcaggggacacggggagctCGGCCATTGAGAGTGTGAGAGGGCAGAAGAATGTGGACATCTTTGTTCTGCTGCCCAAGGGGTTCTGCACCCAGATACAGGAACTACAGATGACCACTGTCATTGAAGACAACGTCCATGTCTTTGCTG CTCATGGGAACAGCGATGAAATCGATGAGCCGATCAAGGAACTGTTTGCTGATGTCGATTTTGCTGGAAAATACAACCTGATGAGTTTGAATTCTGTCAATTGGTCCAGGATTATGGTGCAGATTGCCCACTTCTTCTATGCTTACTTTCAGTGCACCCCATCCCTGGATACCACCCAGCTGCCAATGGTGGAAATTGTTGTGCCaacgggaggaggaggaaatatCACGg CTGGCTGTATTGCCCAGAAAATGGGTCTCCCAATTCGACTTATTACTGTGGTGAACAGCAATGACATCGTTCATAGGACTGTTCAACATGGAGATTTCTCACTGGCAGAGAGCGTGAAGGCTACGTTAGCATCAGCCATGGATATCCAG GAGCCTTACAACATGGAGAGAATCCTCTGGCTGCTCTCGGGCTCTGACAGCTGCCTCATAAAAACTCTGATGGAGCAATTCAACATCTCAAAAAGGCTGAAGCTGCCAGAGGATTTGCACAGAAAG CATCCCCCGGTGTTGCttggctccagcctctgcagccaAATTTCAGGATGCCCTTCTCCGAGCTGGCCTGGTTCCCCAGATCCCCCCTGA
- the THNSL2 gene encoding threonine synthase-like 2 isoform X2 — MEYISTRGGTRAVDFEGALFSGYAPDGGLFMPQHIPSLDRGTLQRWSSLSYPELVKELCSLFVPARLVPRNVLNELIDRAFSRFRHKNVVHLSRLKDGLNILELWHGVTYAFKDLSLSCTGQFLQYFLEKKKKHVNILVGTSGDTGSSAIESVRGQKNVDIFVLLPKGFCTQIQELQMTTVIEDNVHVFAAHGNSDEIDEPIKELFADVDFAGKYNLMSLNSVNWSRIMVQIAHFFYAYFQCTPSLDTTQLPMVEIVVPTGGGGNITAGCIAQKMGLPIRLITVVNSNDIVHRTVQHGDFSLAESVKATLASAMDIQEPYNMERILWLLSGSDSCLIKTLMEQFNISKRLKLPEDLHRKVSETLGSCSASDQDIVGAMRRCWEENQYLLCPHSAVAAHYHYSWPHSIPRCCLAPASAAKFQDALLRAGLVPQIPPEITALTAMETRSTPLERGQHWAQVLRGRIEAVAQQWEAQTGKATSSRKLKECDFQDLSPAIKQTRDSFEHKLEKKKSLKKR; from the exons ATGGAGTACATCAGCACACGGGGAGGCACGAGGGCCGTGGACTTCGAGGGAGCCCTTTTCTCTGGCTATGCACCCGATGGGGGCCTCTTCATGCCCCAGCACATCCCCTCGCTGGACAGGGGCACCCTGCAGAggtggagcagcctgtcctaCCCTGAGCTGGTGAAGGAGCTGTGCTCCCTCTTCGTCCCGGCCAGGCTGGTCCCACGGAACGTGCTCAATG AGCTGATCGACAGGGCCTTCAGCAGATTCAGACACAAGAATGTCGTGCATCTGTCCAGGCTGAAAGATGGGCTGAACATTTTGGAGCTCTGGCATGGTGTTACGTATGCATTTAAGGACCTGTCCttgtcctgcacaggacagtttttacagtatttcttggagaaaaagaagaagcatGTCAATATTCTGGTGG GGACttcaggggacacggggagctCGGCCATTGAGAGTGTGAGAGGGCAGAAGAATGTGGACATCTTTGTTCTGCTGCCCAAGGGGTTCTGCACCCAGATACAGGAACTACAGATGACCACTGTCATTGAAGACAACGTCCATGTCTTTGCTG CTCATGGGAACAGCGATGAAATCGATGAGCCGATCAAGGAACTGTTTGCTGATGTCGATTTTGCTGGAAAATACAACCTGATGAGTTTGAATTCTGTCAATTGGTCCAGGATTATGGTGCAGATTGCCCACTTCTTCTATGCTTACTTTCAGTGCACCCCATCCCTGGATACCACCCAGCTGCCAATGGTGGAAATTGTTGTGCCaacgggaggaggaggaaatatCACGg CTGGCTGTATTGCCCAGAAAATGGGTCTCCCAATTCGACTTATTACTGTGGTGAACAGCAATGACATCGTTCATAGGACTGTTCAACATGGAGATTTCTCACTGGCAGAGAGCGTGAAGGCTACGTTAGCATCAGCCATGGATATCCAG GAGCCTTACAACATGGAGAGAATCCTCTGGCTGCTCTCGGGCTCTGACAGCTGCCTCATAAAAACTCTGATGGAGCAATTCAACATCTCAAAAAGGCTGAAGCTGCCAGAGGATTTGCACAGAAAG GTCTCAGAGACCCTGGGATCGTGCTCAGCCTCTGACCAGGACATTGTGGGAGCCATGCGGCGCTGCTGGGAGGAGAACCAGTACCTGCTGTGCCCCCACTCTGCCGTGGCTGCTCACTACCACTACTCATGGCCACACAG CATCCCCCGGTGTTGCttggctccagcctctgcagccaAATTTCAGGATGCCCTTCTCCGAGCTGGCCTGGTTCCCCAGATCCCCCCTGAAATCACTGCTCTGACAGCAATGGAGACCAGGTCCACTCCCCTGGAGCGGGGACAGCACTGGGCACAGGTGCTCCGGGGCCGGATTgaagctgtggcacagcagtgGGAGGCACAGACGG GGAAGGCAACCAGCTCAAGGAAATTAAAGGAATGTGACTTCCAAGATCTCAGCCCTGCAATCAAA